One Acidimicrobiales bacterium DNA segment encodes these proteins:
- a CDS encoding thiolase family protein translates to MDVAIVGIGMHPFGRTEGVSGRDQGAHAARAALADARVGWGDVEFAFGGSADAGNADTLVSDLGLTGLPFVNVVNGCATGGSALLMASTYIRSGAADLGMAIGFDKHPRGAFNADPASWGLGDWYGETGLMLTTQFFAMKIQRYLHDHGMSTDVLAKVAAKAFRNGALNENAWRRTPLSEEEVAGSAMISHPLTQYMFCSPGEGGVALLLCRADRAREYTDRPVYLRSATFRSRRFGSFEVFSPWLAPERAESPTVEAARAAFEEAGVSPGDVDVAQVQDTESGAEVIHMAETGLCKDGEQEALVRDGATEIGGSLPINTDGGCLANGEPIGASGLRQVYEVVLQLRGDAGNRQVPGRPRVGFTHVYGAPGISACTVLTR, encoded by the coding sequence GTGGACGTCGCCATCGTCGGGATCGGGATGCACCCGTTCGGTCGCACTGAGGGCGTGTCCGGCCGGGACCAGGGCGCGCACGCGGCGCGGGCGGCGCTGGCCGACGCCCGCGTCGGCTGGGGCGACGTGGAGTTCGCGTTCGGCGGCAGCGCCGACGCCGGGAACGCCGACACGCTGGTCAGCGACCTCGGCCTGACCGGCCTGCCGTTCGTCAACGTCGTCAACGGCTGCGCCACCGGCGGCAGCGCGCTCCTGATGGCGTCGACCTACATCCGCTCGGGCGCCGCCGACCTCGGGATGGCCATCGGGTTCGACAAGCACCCGCGCGGCGCGTTCAACGCCGACCCGGCGTCCTGGGGGCTCGGCGACTGGTACGGCGAGACCGGCCTCATGCTCACCACCCAGTTCTTCGCCATGAAGATCCAGCGCTACCTCCACGACCACGGCATGTCCACCGACGTGCTGGCCAAGGTGGCGGCCAAGGCCTTCCGCAACGGCGCGCTCAACGAGAACGCCTGGCGGCGCACGCCGCTGTCCGAGGAGGAGGTCGCGGGCTCGGCCATGATCAGCCACCCGCTGACCCAGTACATGTTCTGCTCGCCGGGCGAGGGCGGGGTGGCCCTGCTGCTCTGCCGGGCCGACCGGGCGAGGGAGTACACCGACCGGCCCGTGTACCTGCGGTCGGCCACGTTCCGGTCCCGGCGCTTCGGCTCCTTCGAGGTGTTCAGCCCGTGGCTGGCGCCCGAGCGGGCCGAGAGCCCGACCGTCGAGGCGGCCAGGGCCGCGTTCGAGGAGGCCGGCGTGTCGCCCGGCGACGTCGACGTCGCCCAGGTGCAGGACACCGAGTCGGGCGCCGAGGTCATCCACATGGCCGAGACCGGGCTCTGCAAGGACGGCGAGCAGGAGGCCCTCGTGCGCGACGGGGCCACCGAGATCGGCGGCTCGCTGCCGATCAACACCGACGGCGGCTGCCTCGCCAACGGCGAGCCGATCGGCGCCTCCGGGCTCCGGCAGGTGTACGAGGTCGTGCTCCAGCTGCGGGGCGACGCCGGCAACCGCCAGGTGCCCGGGCGCCCGCGCGTCGGGTTCACCCACGTGTACGGCGCGCCCGGCATCAGCGCCTGCACGGTGCTCACCCGGTGA
- a CDS encoding OB-fold domain-containing protein, whose amino-acid sequence MPTQVPIDDGLFTWPSAEPRLIGGRCRACGTVTFPRQGSCPRCTGRAVDEHLLDRRGTLWTFTVQGFEPKPPYTGPAPFEPYGVGYVDLGGEVLVESRLTEHDPERLRIGAPMELVVVPFRHDDDGAEVVTFAFRPVDGPGRE is encoded by the coding sequence GTGCCGACCCAGGTCCCGATCGACGACGGCCTGTTCACCTGGCCGTCGGCCGAGCCCCGGCTGATCGGAGGGCGGTGCCGGGCCTGCGGCACCGTCACGTTCCCCCGGCAGGGCTCGTGCCCGAGGTGCACGGGGCGGGCGGTCGACGAGCACCTCCTCGACCGGCGGGGCACGCTCTGGACCTTCACCGTGCAGGGCTTCGAGCCCAAGCCGCCGTACACCGGCCCGGCGCCGTTCGAGCCCTACGGGGTCGGCTACGTCGACCTCGGCGGCGAGGTGCTGGTCGAGTCCCGCCTCACCGAGCACGACCCCGAGCGGCTGCGCATCGGGGCGCCCATGGAGCTCGTGGTGGTGCCGTTCCGCCACGACGACGACGGGGCCGAGGTCGTCACCTTCGCGTTCCGGCCCGTCGACGGACCCGGAAGGGAGTGA
- a CDS encoding FCD domain-containing protein: MTRNGDGRRRPEVAVGRNGGGGGDTKRALKTSERVALDIVHDIVVRGLRSGDRLPLEAAMVDHYQVSRASLREALRLLEVQGLIRLKPGPGGGPVVGKVEAANLARTATLYFHLCAATYDQLLSTQVLLEPMCAQLAARHPDRREAMAPFVDTAEPATEAEYREATEGFHDAVYELAGNPVATLLTEAVTHIVTDHVVATMDPVALRPAILEEHAAMARAIAAGHTEKARRLMAAHFQMQHDYYRQHWPSRLGELIEWR; the protein is encoded by the coding sequence GTGACGCGCAATGGCGACGGCAGGCGGCGGCCGGAGGTCGCCGTCGGCCGCAACGGCGGCGGCGGCGGTGACACCAAGCGGGCGCTGAAGACCTCGGAGCGGGTCGCCCTCGACATCGTCCACGACATCGTCGTGCGGGGCCTGCGCAGTGGCGACCGGCTCCCGCTCGAGGCGGCCATGGTCGACCACTACCAGGTCAGCCGGGCGTCCCTGCGGGAGGCGCTCCGCCTGCTCGAGGTGCAGGGCCTCATCCGCCTGAAGCCCGGCCCCGGCGGCGGCCCGGTCGTCGGCAAGGTCGAGGCGGCCAACCTGGCCCGCACGGCGACCCTGTACTTCCACCTCTGCGCCGCGACCTACGACCAGCTCCTCTCCACCCAGGTGCTGCTCGAGCCGATGTGCGCGCAGCTGGCCGCCCGCCACCCCGACCGGCGCGAGGCGATGGCGCCGTTCGTCGACACGGCCGAGCCGGCCACCGAGGCCGAGTACCGCGAGGCCACCGAGGGCTTCCACGACGCCGTGTACGAGTTGGCCGGCAACCCGGTCGCCACGCTGCTCACCGAGGCCGTCACCCACATCGTGACCGACCACGTCGTGGCCACCATGGACCCGGTGGCCCTCCGCCCGGCCATCCTCGAGGAGCACGCGGCCATGGCCAGGGCCATCGCCGCCGGCCACACCGAGAAGGCCAGGCGGCTCATGGCCGCCCACTTCCAGATGCAGCACGACTACTACCGCCAGCACTGGCCGTCGCGCCTCGGCGAGCTCATCGAGTGGCGGTGA
- a CDS encoding alpha/beta hydrolase has translation MARKPVGPPRPTLQVLEQLSLLEYGTLCAAAPGLCLRRDADGGPVLVLPGFTASDDSTLALRTVLRRRGHAVHGWGLGRNVGPHPRTVDGMRRRLDALHRRYGTTVSVVGHSLGGVYARELARAEPEVVRQVITMGSPFRLRTGDRTSASWLYDLIRPKDDPFFDHAPPEEERPPLPMPVTAVYTRTDGVVRWSACIEGPGPRRQNVCVVGTHTGLAYNLGAVLTVLDRVAQPEGEWERFRPPVWAKGLYRRAAVWRPDMAVPPVAEAGAGAAR, from the coding sequence ATGGCGAGAAAGCCGGTCGGGCCTCCTCGTCCGACGCTCCAGGTCCTCGAGCAGCTGTCGCTCCTCGAGTACGGCACGCTGTGCGCCGCCGCTCCGGGCCTCTGCCTGCGGCGCGACGCCGACGGCGGCCCCGTGCTCGTGCTCCCGGGCTTCACCGCGTCGGACGACTCCACCCTCGCGTTGCGCACGGTGCTCCGCCGCCGCGGCCACGCCGTGCACGGGTGGGGGCTCGGCCGCAACGTCGGCCCCCACCCCCGCACCGTCGACGGGATGCGCCGGCGCCTCGACGCGCTCCACCGCCGCTACGGCACGACCGTGAGCGTCGTCGGCCACAGCCTCGGCGGCGTGTACGCCCGGGAGCTGGCGCGCGCCGAGCCCGAGGTCGTCCGCCAGGTCATCACGATGGGCAGCCCGTTCCGGCTGCGCACCGGCGACCGCACCAGCGCGAGCTGGCTGTACGACCTCATCCGGCCGAAGGACGACCCGTTCTTCGACCACGCCCCGCCCGAGGAGGAGCGGCCGCCGCTGCCGATGCCGGTCACCGCCGTCTACACCCGCACCGACGGGGTCGTGCGGTGGTCGGCCTGCATCGAGGGGCCGGGCCCGCGCCGCCAGAACGTCTGCGTGGTCGGCACCCACACTGGGCTCGCCTACAACCTCGGCGCCGTCCTCACCGTCCTCGACCGGGTGGCCCAGCCGGAGGGCGAGTGGGAGCGGTTCCGCCCGCCGGTGTGGGCGAAGGGGCTGTACCGGCGGGCCGCGGTGTGGCGGCCGGACATGGCCGTGCCGCCCGTGGCGGAGGCGGGGGCGGGGGCGGCGCGATGA
- a CDS encoding long-chain-fatty-acid--CoA ligase, producing the protein MTAIRTVADLVRVPARQRPDAPALTAGDVTWSWAELDRRSSRAARALAAEGVGAQERVAFLGRNVPEFFEVLLGAAKVNAVTVAVNWRLAPAEVAYILNDAEARALVVTADFVPVVRAVAGDLTTVKKVVVVGGDEDDLEAFGSWVATAPDDDPGIEAGDDDVALQLYTSGTTGLPKGAMLANRNVTAMLPGTSADWGFDADSVNLVSMPLFHVGGVGWAMVGMYVGAHSVLVREVDPAEILRVIPRHGVTHALFVPAVLQMLLATPGVEEADFSSLGCIVYGASPISVEVLSRSIERFGCRFIQGYGLTESCGAVVHLLPDDHDPDGPNAHRLRAAGVPMRDAEVRIVLPAGGDAPSGEVGEIWLRAPQVMKGYWKRPDDTAATITPDGWLRTGDAGYLDEDGYLYIHDRVKDMIISGGENIYPAEVENALMSHPGVADVAVIGVPSERWGETPKAIVVPAAGAAPSPEELIAHCRERLARYKAPTSVDFVDAIPRNPAGKILKRELRRPYWEGAGRGVN; encoded by the coding sequence ATGACCGCCATCCGCACGGTCGCCGACCTCGTCCGTGTCCCGGCGCGCCAGCGGCCGGACGCGCCGGCGCTCACCGCCGGCGACGTCACGTGGTCGTGGGCCGAGCTCGACCGCCGCTCGAGCCGGGCCGCCCGCGCGCTCGCCGCCGAGGGCGTCGGGGCCCAGGAGCGCGTCGCCTTCCTCGGCCGGAACGTGCCCGAGTTCTTCGAGGTGCTGCTCGGCGCGGCGAAGGTCAACGCCGTGACGGTGGCCGTGAACTGGCGGCTGGCGCCGGCCGAGGTGGCGTACATCCTGAACGACGCGGAGGCGAGGGCCCTCGTCGTCACCGCCGACTTCGTGCCCGTCGTCCGGGCCGTGGCCGGCGACCTCACGACCGTGAAGAAGGTCGTCGTGGTCGGCGGCGACGAGGACGACCTCGAGGCGTTCGGCTCGTGGGTGGCGACCGCGCCCGACGACGACCCCGGGATCGAGGCCGGCGACGACGACGTCGCGCTCCAGCTCTACACGTCGGGCACGACCGGCCTGCCGAAGGGCGCCATGCTGGCCAACCGCAACGTCACCGCCATGCTGCCGGGGACGTCGGCCGACTGGGGCTTCGACGCCGACAGCGTGAACCTCGTCAGCATGCCGCTGTTCCACGTGGGCGGCGTGGGCTGGGCCATGGTCGGCATGTACGTCGGCGCCCACTCCGTCCTCGTCCGCGAGGTGGACCCGGCGGAGATCCTGCGGGTGATCCCCCGCCACGGCGTGACCCACGCCCTGTTCGTGCCGGCCGTGCTCCAGATGCTGCTGGCCACGCCGGGGGTCGAGGAGGCCGACTTCTCGTCGCTCGGCTGCATCGTCTACGGCGCCTCGCCCATCTCCGTCGAGGTCCTCTCCCGGTCGATCGAGCGCTTCGGCTGCCGGTTCATCCAGGGCTACGGGCTGACCGAGAGCTGCGGCGCGGTGGTCCACCTGCTGCCCGACGACCACGACCCGGACGGGCCGAACGCCCACCGCCTGCGGGCCGCCGGCGTGCCCATGCGCGACGCCGAGGTCCGCATCGTGCTGCCGGCCGGGGGCGACGCGCCGAGCGGCGAGGTCGGCGAGATCTGGCTGCGCGCCCCCCAGGTGATGAAGGGCTACTGGAAGCGGCCCGACGACACGGCGGCGACGATCACGCCCGACGGCTGGCTGCGCACCGGCGACGCCGGCTACCTGGACGAGGACGGCTACCTCTACATCCACGACCGCGTGAAGGACATGATCATCTCGGGCGGCGAGAACATCTACCCCGCCGAGGTCGAGAACGCGCTGATGTCGCACCCGGGCGTGGCCGACGTGGCCGTGATCGGGGTGCCGTCGGAGCGCTGGGGCGAGACGCCGAAGGCGATCGTCGTGCCGGCCGCCGGGGCGGCGCCGAGCCCCGAGGAGCTGATCGCCCACTGCCGGGAGCGCCTGGCCCGGTACAAGGCGCCGACGTCGGTCGACTTCGTCGACGCCATCCCCCGGAACCCGGCCGGGAAGATCCTGAAGCGCGAGCTCCGCCGCCCCTACTGGGAGGGCGCGGGGCGGGGCGTCAACTAG
- a CDS encoding wax ester/triacylglycerol synthase family O-acyltransferase, with amino-acid sequence MHQLNRQDTGFLYSETPRLLMHLGSLHTYDPSGAPGGTVGFETILDHVRSRLPLARVLRRRIVRVPLGLDYPYWVEDPDFDLEFHVRHIALPRPGNWRQLWTQATRLHSQPLDLNRPPWELYVIAGVDAVEGIPEGGFAMYIKVHHAAIDGISGIELMNALHDVTPEGRPAPADDWRPDHVPSSLELAGRTALHLATTPTRLADFTVRTANALRTTEGRRRPSVRLPARLPVTRLNQKATLRRTAGGFVFDLDLARAVKRAVPGATVNDVILTVVGGGLRSYLLGKGELPAEPLRAGVPVSLRTQEEMGTAGNRIGIMVVTVGTDVEDPVERLRVVQQATTASKEVSTAVPARAMAEAAELLPGAMLGRAIRALPRVGAAGMASMIGNVCVTNVPGSQVPLYLCGARMDAYYGMGPVYDYAGPIHLITSYMRRIFVGVTTAKEIVPDIEHYVDCMERSLAELVAATGADPADVAPAKKAAKAARKTTKAAKKAAKATGTRATKAASRAGRKQVER; translated from the coding sequence ATGCACCAGCTCAACCGCCAGGACACGGGCTTCCTGTACTCCGAGACGCCGAGGTTGCTCATGCACCTCGGCTCCCTGCACACCTACGACCCGTCGGGCGCGCCGGGCGGCACGGTCGGCTTCGAGACGATCCTCGACCACGTCAGGAGCCGGCTGCCGCTGGCCAGGGTGCTGCGGCGCAGGATCGTGCGCGTCCCGCTCGGCCTCGACTACCCGTACTGGGTCGAGGACCCGGACTTCGACCTGGAGTTCCACGTCCGCCACATCGCCCTGCCCCGCCCGGGCAACTGGCGGCAGCTGTGGACCCAGGCGACCCGCCTCCACTCTCAGCCCCTCGACCTGAACCGGCCGCCGTGGGAGCTCTACGTCATCGCCGGCGTCGACGCCGTCGAGGGCATCCCCGAGGGCGGGTTCGCCATGTACATCAAGGTGCACCACGCCGCCATCGACGGCATCTCGGGGATCGAGCTGATGAACGCCCTCCACGACGTCACCCCGGAGGGCCGGCCGGCACCCGCCGACGACTGGCGCCCCGATCACGTGCCGTCGTCGCTGGAGCTGGCCGGGCGCACGGCCCTGCACCTCGCCACCACGCCGACCCGCCTCGCCGACTTCACCGTGCGGACGGCCAACGCGCTGCGCACGACCGAGGGGCGCCGGCGCCCGTCGGTCCGCCTCCCGGCCCGGCTCCCCGTCACCCGCCTGAACCAGAAGGCGACCCTGCGCCGCACGGCCGGCGGGTTCGTGTTCGACCTCGACCTGGCGCGCGCCGTCAAGCGGGCCGTGCCCGGGGCCACCGTCAACGACGTCATCCTCACCGTCGTCGGCGGCGGGCTGCGGTCCTACCTCCTGGGCAAGGGCGAGCTGCCCGCCGAGCCGCTCCGCGCCGGCGTGCCGGTGTCGCTCCGCACCCAGGAGGAGATGGGCACGGCCGGCAACCGCATCGGGATCATGGTCGTCACCGTCGGCACCGACGTGGAGGACCCCGTCGAGCGGCTGCGGGTCGTGCAGCAGGCGACGACGGCGTCGAAGGAGGTGAGCACCGCCGTCCCGGCGCGGGCCATGGCGGAGGCGGCCGAGCTGCTCCCCGGGGCCATGCTGGGCCGGGCCATCCGCGCCCTCCCCCGGGTCGGTGCGGCGGGCATGGCCTCGATGATCGGGAACGTCTGCGTGACGAACGTGCCCGGCTCGCAGGTGCCGCTGTACCTGTGCGGGGCCCGCATGGACGCCTACTACGGGATGGGACCGGTCTACGACTACGCCGGGCCGATCCACCTGATCACGAGCTACATGCGGCGCATCTTCGTCGGGGTGACGACGGCGAAGGAGATCGTCCCCGACATCGAGCACTACGTCGACTGCATGGAGCGCTCGCTCGCCGAGCTGGTGGCGGCGACCGGCGCCGACCCGGCCGACGTGGCCCCGGCGAAGAAGGCGGCCAAGGCGGCGAGGAAGACGACCAAGGCGGCGAAGAAGGCGGCCAAGGCCACCGGGACGCGAGCGACGAAGGCGGCGTCGCGCGCCGGACGAAAGCAGGTCGAGCGATGA
- a CDS encoding NADPH:quinone oxidoreductase family protein, translating into MKAAVYYENGGPEVFRYEDVPEPAARKGGLVIEVKAVGIQGGDLINRREGVLVSTPHVVGYQASGIVREVGDGVEGFEVGQRVAAMMMHGSHAELASVPARKVWPIPDSLAFEEAAAVPVEFGTADDCLFEFGHLEAGQSVLVQAGSGGVGLAAIQLAKAAGATVLSTAEADGRLERLSDYGMDHGIDYTTQDVPAEVMRLTDGRGVDLVVDPIGGRTLEGSIAALAYRGRISWMGNAGGTRHTPEIWPMMEKNATITTVFFAMEQSKQPQRTYDLIARLVDRIGKGELRAVVDRVFPLADAAEAHRYMETGKAFGRVVMVP; encoded by the coding sequence ATGAAGGCAGCCGTCTACTACGAGAACGGGGGGCCCGAGGTCTTCCGCTACGAGGACGTCCCCGAGCCCGCGGCCCGGAAGGGCGGCCTCGTCATCGAGGTGAAGGCCGTCGGCATCCAGGGCGGCGACCTCATCAACCGCCGCGAGGGCGTGCTCGTGTCGACGCCGCACGTCGTCGGCTACCAGGCCAGCGGCATCGTGCGCGAGGTCGGCGACGGGGTGGAGGGCTTCGAGGTCGGCCAGCGGGTGGCGGCGATGATGATGCACGGCTCGCACGCCGAGCTGGCGAGCGTGCCGGCCCGCAAGGTGTGGCCCATCCCCGACTCGCTCGCGTTCGAGGAGGCGGCCGCCGTGCCCGTCGAGTTCGGCACGGCCGACGACTGCCTGTTCGAGTTCGGGCACCTCGAGGCCGGCCAGTCGGTGCTCGTGCAGGCCGGGTCGGGCGGCGTCGGCCTGGCCGCCATCCAGCTGGCCAAGGCGGCCGGGGCGACCGTGCTGTCGACGGCCGAGGCGGACGGCCGCCTGGAGCGCCTGTCCGACTACGGGATGGACCACGGCATCGACTACACGACCCAGGACGTCCCCGCCGAGGTCATGCGGCTGACCGACGGCCGGGGCGTGGACCTCGTCGTCGACCCGATCGGCGGCCGCACCCTGGAGGGCAGCATCGCCGCCCTCGCGTACCGGGGCCGGATCAGCTGGATGGGCAACGCCGGCGGCACCCGCCACACGCCCGAGATCTGGCCGATGATGGAGAAGAACGCCACCATCACCACCGTGTTCTTCGCCATGGAGCAGTCCAAGCAGCCGCAGCGGACCTACGACCTGATCGCCCGCCTGGTCGACCGCATCGGCAAGGGCGAGCTGCGGGCCGTCGTCGACCGCGTCTTCCCGCTGGCCGACGCGGCCGAGGCCCACCGCTACATGGAGACCGGCAAGGCCTTCGGCCGGGTGGTGATGGTCCCCTAG
- a CDS encoding cysteine hydrolase family protein produces the protein MTGDRDDLGRAALVVIDVERGFDEPAWGRRDNPACEANVGRLIGAWRERGGPVVFVRHLSDTPGSPLTGEGAEFKDEVTGEPDLLVTKSVHSAFYGRPDLHAWLQEREVGTVAVCGITTDHCCETTARMAGDLGYRVLFVRDATHTFDRVAPDGTVVPAEQVSLATAASLHGEFAEVVATDDLVPRPAAA, from the coding sequence ATGACCGGTGACCGCGACGACCTCGGGCGTGCCGCGCTCGTCGTCATCGACGTGGAGCGGGGCTTCGACGAGCCGGCCTGGGGCCGGCGGGACAACCCGGCCTGCGAGGCGAACGTCGGCCGCCTGATCGGTGCCTGGCGCGAGCGGGGCGGGCCGGTGGTGTTCGTACGGCACCTGTCCGACACCCCCGGCTCGCCGCTCACCGGCGAGGGCGCCGAGTTCAAGGACGAGGTGACCGGCGAGCCCGACCTCCTCGTCACCAAGTCCGTCCACTCCGCCTTCTACGGCCGGCCCGACCTCCACGCCTGGCTGCAGGAGCGGGAGGTCGGCACGGTGGCCGTCTGCGGGATCACCACCGACCACTGCTGCGAGACGACGGCGAGGATGGCGGGCGACCTCGGCTACCGCGTGCTGTTCGTGCGCGATGCCACCCACACCTTCGACCGGGTGGCGCCCGACGGCACCGTCGTGCCGGCCGAGCAGGTGTCGCTGGCCACGGCGGCCAGCCTGCACGGCGAGTTCGCCGAGGTCGTCGCCACCGACGACCTCGTGCCTCGCCCCGCCGCCGCCTAG
- a CDS encoding family 1 glycosylhydrolase, protein MPGGPTPMPFVGGFESTYQPGHDRDVLETTGHVARWRDDLRLLAACHVRDVRYPVRWHRVEPEPGVFDWRHTDEVLGYQRDHGLRPIVDLLHHTSHPRWLGDLGSPRFRSAFLRFAEAVATRYPWLPAYTVCNEPFTTFLLCGEMGVWPPYLKGRRGFARLALNVFPALCEASRALHDLLPRAEHVHVEACERHTWSTPAGEAYAAFANDRRFLLTDLLAGLPVDEDRPFALDLVAAGGGDLLGLEPGHVDVIGLDYYAHNQWHWRGHEDGVNVSPAPAALADVIVEYADRYRRPCLLGETNVRGFASDRATWLKYTLEQCEVARDRGVDLRGYCWFPFVDSADWGSLLAECVGAVDPVGVFWLDERLDRRPSSMSVSYATAASGTPAADLPAYRLRRPVADWLAGWLPQMAHWEWRPPPEGEACSSREAADGFVGLPTPHVA, encoded by the coding sequence GTGCCCGGCGGCCCCACGCCCATGCCCTTCGTGGGCGGCTTCGAGTCCACCTACCAGCCGGGCCACGACCGCGACGTGCTCGAGACCACCGGCCACGTCGCCCGGTGGCGCGACGACCTCCGCCTGCTCGCCGCCTGCCACGTGCGCGACGTCCGCTACCCGGTCCGCTGGCACCGGGTCGAGCCCGAGCCCGGCGTGTTCGACTGGCGCCACACCGACGAGGTCCTCGGCTACCAGCGCGACCACGGGCTCCGGCCCATCGTCGACCTGCTCCACCACACCAGCCACCCCCGCTGGCTCGGCGACCTCGGGTCGCCGCGGTTCCGGTCGGCGTTCCTGCGCTTCGCCGAGGCCGTCGCCACCCGCTACCCGTGGCTGCCGGCCTACACGGTCTGCAACGAGCCGTTCACGACGTTCCTGCTGTGCGGCGAGATGGGGGTGTGGCCGCCGTACCTGAAGGGGCGGCGGGGCTTCGCCCGCCTGGCCCTCAACGTCTTCCCCGCGCTGTGCGAGGCGTCCAGGGCGCTGCACGACCTGCTCCCCCGGGCCGAGCACGTGCACGTCGAGGCGTGCGAGCGCCACACGTGGTCGACGCCGGCCGGGGAGGCCTACGCCGCCTTCGCCAACGACCGCCGCTTCCTGCTCACCGACCTGCTGGCCGGGCTGCCGGTGGACGAGGACCGGCCGTTCGCCCTGGACCTCGTGGCGGCCGGCGGCGGCGACCTCCTCGGCCTGGAGCCCGGCCACGTCGACGTGATCGGCCTCGACTACTACGCCCACAACCAGTGGCACTGGCGGGGGCACGAGGACGGCGTCAACGTGTCGCCCGCCCCCGCCGCCCTCGCCGACGTGATCGTCGAGTACGCCGACCGCTACCGGAGGCCGTGCCTGCTCGGCGAGACGAACGTCAGGGGCTTCGCGTCCGACCGGGCGACCTGGCTCAAGTACACGCTCGAGCAGTGCGAGGTGGCGAGGGACCGGGGGGTCGACCTGCGGGGCTACTGCTGGTTCCCGTTCGTGGACTCGGCCGACTGGGGGTCGCTGCTGGCCGAGTGCGTCGGCGCCGTCGACCCCGTCGGCGTGTTCTGGCTCGACGAGCGGCTCGACCGGCGGCCGTCGTCGATGTCCGTGTCGTACGCGACGGCGGCGAGCGGCACGCCGGCCGCCGACCTGCCCGCCTACCGGCTGCGCCGGCCGGTCGCCGACTGGCTGGCCGGCTGGCTCCCGCAGATGGCGCACTGGGAGTGGCGACCGCCGCCCGAGGGCGAGGCGTGCTCCAGCCGCGAGGCCGCCGACGGGTTCGTCGGCCTGCCCACGCCCCACGTCGCCTGA